The following proteins are encoded in a genomic region of Mycolicibacterium rutilum:
- a CDS encoding McrB family protein: protein MSEDEVGTFARAAAPKVEAIGRRLIDSGLGEDNSLLTPGEPIWSTANLQQLKRNYVDKPDLGAGDFFEKLKSQLAGTSPSVVQLFAELLILNVLPIINMGGPLKLKQVQTVLDMSSAPATIPPDVEQALLAGGVFHGGQAFTSYRWAQIGYLIQVTSHFKLLPDVRRHDALADPLAFRDELDAVPTGQAAQRQALLYLAFPHFYLPVVSNAHRTTMRDGLAADYLGAPSDDVDIDLARIYEALMEAEGGHVDLYAPEWLKKWQKATPPKPEPTPDVQHAWKVHGSNVKGQDMVPIWRRKQSLSLGASLLRPVESDIAREELKGFVDEDYRSSGYAARLEKFDEFYAFLKRMHPGDLVVTVSQGEVHFGTVTGDPVFVASSDGRSNLRRSVRWYERPCRLAELPDDVAARLGTQGEVLDMSQHLQTLLALAERRPAKPRAGELHLPDASDDLAQRLHVGTDWLQDCIDLLRDRRQLIFYGPPGTGKTYIAQKLARHITDEANVKLVQFHPAYSYEDFFEGFRPQGVAGGHIGFALKPGPLRSLVDKAADNPDAVYVLIIDEINRGNLPKIFGELYFLLEYRDQAIDLMYSSDSAEPFSLPKNIFVIGTMNTADRSIALVDAALRRRFAFLPLHPSEEPTSGILRRWLDTKGYPVTLANLHDELNARIADTDFKIGPSYFMRDKIVKDTTGAALRLMWRTDILPLLEEHHYGDRNVDVKSRYGLDGLIKSLNVATVPPDSAGPNVDTEASDDDLSSPDPY from the coding sequence ATCGACTCTGGACTGGGTGAAGACAATTCACTCCTGACTCCCGGGGAGCCGATCTGGAGTACTGCCAATCTCCAACAATTGAAGCGGAACTATGTCGACAAACCCGACCTAGGTGCCGGCGACTTCTTCGAGAAGTTGAAGAGTCAACTGGCCGGCACTTCTCCCTCCGTTGTGCAACTTTTCGCCGAATTGCTCATCCTTAACGTACTTCCCATCATCAATATGGGTGGCCCGCTGAAGTTGAAGCAGGTCCAAACGGTTCTCGACATGAGCAGCGCGCCCGCGACTATCCCCCCCGACGTCGAGCAAGCGTTGCTTGCCGGCGGGGTATTCCATGGCGGCCAGGCGTTCACGTCTTATCGGTGGGCGCAGATCGGCTACCTCATACAGGTAACGAGCCACTTTAAGTTGCTGCCCGATGTACGCCGACACGATGCACTGGCCGATCCGCTAGCGTTCCGCGATGAGCTCGACGCAGTGCCAACCGGCCAAGCAGCACAACGGCAGGCTTTGTTATATCTGGCCTTCCCCCACTTCTACTTGCCGGTGGTAAGCAACGCGCACCGCACCACCATGCGTGACGGACTGGCTGCCGACTACCTCGGCGCCCCATCGGACGACGTGGACATCGATCTGGCCCGCATCTATGAAGCGCTGATGGAAGCCGAGGGCGGGCACGTTGACCTTTATGCGCCCGAATGGCTAAAGAAGTGGCAGAAGGCGACTCCTCCCAAACCGGAACCGACGCCGGATGTCCAACACGCATGGAAGGTGCACGGCTCCAACGTCAAGGGTCAGGACATGGTTCCGATCTGGCGCCGCAAGCAGTCATTGTCGTTGGGGGCGAGTCTACTTCGACCAGTCGAATCCGACATTGCCCGCGAAGAACTCAAGGGTTTCGTCGACGAGGACTACCGATCATCAGGGTATGCGGCCCGGCTGGAGAAGTTCGACGAATTCTACGCGTTCCTGAAGCGAATGCACCCCGGCGACCTCGTGGTGACCGTGAGCCAGGGCGAGGTCCACTTCGGCACCGTCACCGGTGATCCGGTCTTCGTGGCCAGCAGCGACGGGCGGTCCAACTTGCGCCGGTCGGTCAGATGGTACGAGCGCCCCTGTCGGTTGGCGGAGCTGCCGGATGACGTCGCCGCACGGCTCGGCACCCAGGGCGAAGTGTTGGATATGAGCCAACACCTACAAACGCTTCTCGCACTGGCGGAACGGCGGCCGGCAAAGCCACGCGCCGGCGAATTGCATCTACCCGATGCGAGCGACGACTTGGCACAGCGACTTCACGTCGGAACCGACTGGCTTCAAGACTGCATCGACCTGCTACGTGACCGCCGACAGCTCATCTTCTACGGACCGCCTGGAACGGGAAAGACCTACATCGCCCAGAAACTCGCCCGCCACATCACTGATGAAGCGAATGTCAAGCTGGTGCAATTCCACCCCGCCTACTCCTACGAAGACTTCTTCGAGGGCTTCCGCCCGCAAGGAGTGGCCGGGGGCCACATCGGCTTCGCACTCAAGCCGGGCCCGCTGCGGTCCCTGGTCGACAAGGCTGCCGACAACCCTGATGCGGTGTACGTCCTCATCATCGACGAAATCAACCGCGGCAACCTGCCGAAGATTTTCGGCGAGCTATATTTTTTGCTCGAGTATCGGGACCAGGCAATCGATTTGATGTACTCGTCCGACAGCGCAGAACCGTTCTCGCTGCCGAAGAACATCTTCGTCATCGGCACGATGAACACCGCTGACCGCTCCATCGCGCTCGTCGATGCTGCACTCCGGCGCCGATTTGCCTTCCTGCCGCTGCACCCTTCGGAAGAACCAACCAGCGGCATCCTGCGCCGTTGGCTCGACACCAAGGGCTACCCGGTGACGCTCGCCAACCTGCATGACGAACTCAACGCCCGCATCGCCGACACGGACTTCAAGATCGGGCCCTCCTATTTCATGCGGGACAAGATCGTCAAAGACACGACCGGAGCCGCGCTCAGATTGATGTGGCGCACCGATATCCTGCCCCTTCTTGAGGAACACCACTACGGCGATCGTAATGTCGACGTGAAGTCCCGCTATGGCTTAGACGGGCTGATCAAGAGCCTCAACGTCGCGACAGTGCCCCCAGATAGTGCCGGACCGAATGTGGACACCGAAGCGAGCGACGATGACCTCAGCTCCCCTGATCCTTACTGA
- a CDS encoding McrC family protein translates to MTSAPLILTEGAPGIPVTLSSAEYRALTDLGIITVTPTLTDGIYEVMAGRKVGAVAIGDRHLIVRPKITDLNRLLFLLGYAQNPDIWREESIGLTGADELLSGVAEAFARLATRAVEQGLLQGYRRISDTLPVLRGRVLAGEQMNRLFGLPVPIAVEYDDFTVDIAENQLLVMATLRLLMVPRVSEPARRLLRRLRRTLADVSVPPRGSMIPTWQPSRLNARYGAALRLAEIILAAESFEHHLGEVTVTGYMFDMWRIFEDFVTVALRESFNDLGWRCRIQASLYLDERRQVSMRPDLLCHHNGDATAVIDAKYKAERPDGFPNADLYQMLAYCIVLGLGHGHLVYAKGNEPVSTHTVQHSGVTIHCHALDLTLPPTELLKQIDELTSVMAAA, encoded by the coding sequence ATGACCTCAGCTCCCCTGATCCTTACTGAGGGTGCACCGGGCATCCCGGTAACCCTTTCCTCGGCGGAATACCGCGCACTGACAGACTTGGGCATCATCACCGTGACACCGACGCTTACCGACGGTATCTACGAGGTCATGGCGGGCCGCAAAGTGGGGGCCGTGGCCATCGGTGACCGCCACCTCATCGTTCGTCCAAAGATCACCGATCTGAACCGGCTGCTGTTCCTCCTCGGCTATGCCCAGAACCCCGACATATGGCGTGAGGAATCTATTGGCCTCACCGGCGCCGACGAACTGTTGTCCGGGGTCGCCGAGGCCTTCGCTCGTCTAGCTACCCGCGCCGTCGAGCAGGGGTTGCTGCAGGGATACCGCAGGATATCCGACACGCTGCCTGTTCTTCGCGGCCGAGTCTTGGCTGGCGAACAGATGAACCGGCTCTTCGGCCTTCCGGTGCCTATCGCCGTCGAATACGACGACTTCACCGTCGATATCGCCGAGAACCAGCTGCTGGTGATGGCAACCTTGCGACTGCTGATGGTGCCGCGTGTGAGCGAGCCGGCACGCCGTCTCCTGCGCAGGCTGCGGCGTACGCTGGCCGACGTCAGTGTGCCGCCGCGCGGCAGCATGATCCCGACCTGGCAGCCCAGCCGACTCAACGCCCGCTACGGTGCTGCCCTGCGCCTCGCCGAGATAATCCTCGCGGCCGAATCGTTCGAGCACCACCTCGGTGAAGTCACCGTGACCGGCTACATGTTCGACATGTGGCGCATCTTCGAAGATTTCGTCACGGTTGCCCTGCGCGAGTCGTTCAACGACCTTGGCTGGCGCTGCCGTATCCAAGCCTCGCTGTATCTGGACGAACGACGACAGGTCAGTATGCGGCCGGATTTGTTGTGTCATCACAACGGAGATGCCACAGCGGTCATCGACGCCAAGTACAAAGCAGAGCGGCCCGACGGGTTTCCCAACGCCGATCTCTACCAAATGCTCGCTTACTGCATCGTTCTCGGCCTTGGTCACGGTCACCTGGTGTACGCGAAGGGCAACGAACCGGTTAGTACCCACACCGTGCAGCACTCCGGCGTCACGATTCACTGCCACGCGCTCGACCTGACGCTGCCGCCGACGGAACTGTTAAAGCAAATTGACGAACTGACGTCGGTGATGGCAGCAGCGTGA